TCTTTCATTTAGCTCAGCTAAAATTCGTCTGGAATCAGCAATGGAATTGGCTTCCAGATCAATGCTGGAGATTTCTTCAATTAAAAGCAGATAATCTTTCAGATTCATTTAATGGTACCTTTAGATGGAGGATATTCAGTTTACTTACATTTTAAGAGCACTTATCGTTTTTAAGGAGTTACATCCAAAAGTATCTTAAAGAGATCTCCTTCAACTTCACACTGAGTTTTTAGGTCATCATTCTCCTTTTCCATTTCCCTTACTTTGTAGAGGATGTTAGTAAGGGAGTAAGTGTTAAAAACTCCAGTGGCATTATCGGGTTTTGATGAAATTAGAACGATTAGTACATGGTTACCCTGCACCAGCACATTGTAGTTTATGCCGTTTATGTAGATGGTGTCTGATAAGCGAAGTAATAGTTTAATATGTTTAATGGGAAGTCCACTCTTGCTGATAATTTCCTTGATCTTGTCATTTTCCCGGCACTGTTCAATATCAATTTCCACTTCTAGCCCCTCCATAAACTTCACTGGCACATTTAATAAAGCATTGCTTTATATTAATAACGAATTTTAGCCACCAAAGACAATTCAATTAAATATTATAGATCACCCCAATATATTCTTACCTATGAGTAGAGGAGATGTAAACCGGGAAGAGAGACTCTTAAAAAAACAGATCATGGTGTTGAACCGTCACCTTCCCCGGCGAAGAAAAACCCTGAAGGAACTTTTAGGGGAGGAACGGCCCCATGTACTGGGTAACGATGGGACACGCCACCGTTTCAAGAAAAAAGAACTGGATAAAATCTCATCATTCATTTCCCCGGATAAATGGGGACAGTTGAAGTTGCCCTTGTACATCGAGATCAGTTCCGAGATGAACGGTTCCCGTATAAAGGGAAAACTGGAATGCCGAGTGGTATGCCGGATCCTGGAAAAGGAAGATTGTGGTGAGGAAATTTATATTTACCGTGCGGATGTAAAGGTAGTTAGAAGGGAGTTACCCACTACCTCGCAGTACATATTTCTGGTTAAATAACACCCGATTATGGTATTGAACATCAATCTAACTGAATATAAACCATTGAACTGAAGCTTAAGCAATCAATAAAACTGATTAAAGGATGCATTTATTTATGGGATTAAAAAGTATGTGGCAAAAGGTAAAATCATTTAACTTGGATTTTCTATATGATTTTGACTGGGAAGAAATAAAAAAAGACCCGGATAAGATGGCCAAGGTATCCATGCTAGTTTTTGGAGCCGAAATAATGGTCACCGTGGGTATTGTCATTGGAACACTGATTTTTATTTATATAACCATATTTACCTGAATAATAATGGATTAAACCCTATTAAATCAAATATCCGGACTTACTGCCCGGTAAAGTTGATCAACCTTTTTTTGGGCGGAAGTCATTATAGCTTCCGGTGTAGGTCCAGTACTTAAAACTGTGACCATGGGTTCTCCCTCTTCAATGATAACCCCTGGATGGGGTAGGTCGTAAACTCCAGGGAAGTGAAGATCACCTACCAATGATCTTTCCAGGGCATGGACCACCATTTTAACTGCAAATTTCTGGGGAGGAGGAACTTCCGGAAGTTGCCCCTGACATGCTTCCAGATGGGCTTGAGCCATGTTTAAGTTAAGTGATAGTTCTGCACATTCCCAGGTACCCTGTACTCGGGGGTTTACTTCAATTACGTATAACTCACCATTCTGGTTGATGAAATCTACCCCATTTGAGCCCACCAGGGATAGATGGTCCACCACTTTTGTGGCCATCTGGGAGATCTTCTGATCCAGGTTAGTGAGGGCTAGTTCACCGTGGGAAACTTTATCCCCCTCATTAACCAGACCCCTGGGATAGGGTACCAGGTTTCCACAGTATCCAAAGGGTTCCTTCTGACCCAGAGTGCAGTCCCCAATGATCTGTTTAGTGGTAAGGATAGTATGGGCCTCATCAGGGGTGGAGAGAACCGATGCACTTACATTTTCACCCTCAATAAATTCCTGAAGTAGCCACTGGGATAAATTTACCTCTTCTGGTAAACCAGTTACTCCCGAACCATGACCCTGGAGAATCCGAACCCCGTAACCACCGGCCCCGGATCTTGGTTTTAAAATGAACTTCTTTTCGGGGGCATTGCTGATGATTTCCCAGACTTCAGCATTATCAGAAGGTAGATATGTCGGTGAAACGTTGAAATATTTGTTAAGTCTCTGGAAAAGGGCAAATTTATCTTCAACTCCATCTACTTCCATGTTTCCAATAATTTTGCGGGAAGGGAACCATGAAGGAGATGAACCAGCCAGGGATATAACACCATCTACATCCCCTACCATTTCCAGGGCTATTTCTCTCAAAAGATTCGGATTGAAGTTTTCTGAAAACCTACCACATGAAATACCGGGTTTCTGGTCCAGAATTGATTCTACCCGGTCAGCACAAGATCCCAGATCCACGGTCCCAAAATAATCAGCAGAGTAAACAGTGTATCCTAACCTTTTAAGGGAACAAGCCACAGCACGGGTGTTAACACCCACTACCAGAATGTTTTCCATGAGATTACCCTTTAAAAGAATGTTTATCTTGTTAAAAATAAAATAGTCCCGAGCGGAGTCGAACCGCCGTCGCCGGTTCCAAAGACCAGCAGGATTACCACTACCCTACGGGACTATACTATAAAAGAGGCTGCCCATGCAGCATTTCACTTTTCTGAATGAAGTGCTATTTAAACTTATCTGCATACTAGGATCTAACTGATTTAAATGATCCTGGTTTGGCCTTCCTATCGCAATTTACTTTCAAACGACAACTACGACATTTTCGGGGATTACTGGTGGGCATGAACTGCTTTTTCCCAACGAGAAGACTGTGAACCCTTTCAATAAGAGATTTTATATTATTTTTGGCTTCCTGGTCAAAATAAGCTGACCAGAAAATGTTATCCGTCCCTCTCTCCCGCAGGGCCCCGATTATTGTTCTATTCTCTTTAACCATATCCTGAAAGGCAAGACAGTACCCCCAGACCTGGTTTATGGAAGACTCATAGGCCCGGGTACCTGGTTTATCATCGATTATAATGAATTCC
The window above is part of the Methanobacterium formicicum genome. Proteins encoded here:
- a CDS encoding DUF61 family protein, which codes for MSRGDVNREERLLKKQIMVLNRHLPRRRKTLKELLGEERPHVLGNDGTRHRFKKKELDKISSFISPDKWGQLKLPLYIEISSEMNGSRIKGKLECRVVCRILEKEDCGEEIYIYRADVKVVRRELPTTSQYIFLVK
- a CDS encoding ATP-grasp domain-containing protein, encoding MENILVVGVNTRAVACSLKRLGYTVYSADYFGTVDLGSCADRVESILDQKPGISCGRFSENFNPNLLREIALEMVGDVDGVISLAGSSPSWFPSRKIIGNMEVDGVEDKFALFQRLNKYFNVSPTYLPSDNAEVWEIISNAPEKKFILKPRSGAGGYGVRILQGHGSGVTGLPEEVNLSQWLLQEFIEGENVSASVLSTPDEAHTILTTKQIIGDCTLGQKEPFGYCGNLVPYPRGLVNEGDKVSHGELALTNLDQKISQMATKVVDHLSLVGSNGVDFINQNGELYVIEVNPRVQGTWECAELSLNLNMAQAHLEACQGQLPEVPPPQKFAVKMVVHALERSLVGDLHFPGVYDLPHPGVIIEEGEPMVTVLSTGPTPEAIMTSAQKKVDQLYRAVSPDI